The Papaver somniferum cultivar HN1 chromosome 6, ASM357369v1, whole genome shotgun sequence genome segment ATACACACATTTGAATCAGCTCATTACATTCTTTTCGAATGCACACAAGATGAAAGAGTATGGAGTATCATCATAACCCACTTATCTAGGATCCCAAACTCACACACCACCACCTACCATCAGCCGCCATCATCAATAACACCAACATGTATAAACGCACACCCACCAACACAATCAATACCAACATCACCATCCCCATAACGACAAGGGAAGCCATCTACCTCATCTCTAGATCCGACGACAACAACACCAccggaaaatatgaaggaagttcaAGACAGAAAATCACAAACCACCACATCAATATTATTTGCTTTCACTATCTGGCATCTATGATTGGCAAGAAATTCACAGGTCTACAAGAAGACAAGGAAAACAAGACAACATATAGTAAGTATAATCCTGAAAATTTTCGAAGAGTACAACTGGGCGCACGCCCACCTCCGACCACTATCTCCAGGCGATCACACACCTCATTAATGGAAGCCTATCACAAAGTACAGAGACATGACAATACCTATAGGCTGGCAGGCACCATAACTATTAGACACTGTAACTGTGTCAATAGTTTGTGTGTCTAGTCAATATTAGTCAGCAGTTGACTTGACTATTGTGATTCACATGAGTGTTGTACTGTTATTACAACTCATGTTTTCTCATATAAAGTCTATAAGAAAACTCTGTGTAAGAACAACTTTGACAATTATTGAACAATAACGATTTCTATGGTTTCTCAATAACCAAACTGGATAAAAATCAATACCGATTGAGTAACACGAGAAAACCTGGGACAGGAGCGGGATGTAAATGTAGAAAGAACACGGGTCAAATTATCAAGGCAATGGAGACCATTAGGAATCACGACAGCTATCACGGCGGAAACATTTGGACTACTAGTGGAAACAAGGCTGGAAACACAAGAAATGTGAATAATAATATGGTTCGAAGCAGATTCTCAAGTACTAATACAATTCCTAAATTCAAGCATCACAACACCCAGTGGTACCCCCAAGATAGAGTACCATTGTTTCCTTTGAGAAGTTCTCGTGGAAGAAGTTTATTCCTCCAAAGGTAAGCTTATTTTCAATGATTCTTAATTTCCCAACTAGAGACATGTTAAGTCATAGAGGGGTGTAGGTGGATAATGCATCTTGTGCATTGTACAACTTGGAAAATGAGTCTGCAAACCATCTGTTTATGCATTGCAAGACTACGTTTGAAGTTTGGAATTATTTCATAAAAGCATTTTGTATTTCTTGGTCTTTACCGGCTTCAGTTCTACAATTGTTTGAAGTTTAGAGTTGGAATATCTTAAGCGGCAAATGTAAGTAGTATGGAGTCATAATTTGGAAAGTTTGGAATGAGATACACAATAGAGTTTTTGGGGGAGACACAAATCATTTTATGAGTTAATTGTGGCGTCTCTGTTGGTGGTTCACTACCTCATTTTCCATTTTGTATGCAACTTGGTTTGCTTCCCTGTAAACATGTGTTATTTTGGTGTAGGGGATTTCCGTAATTAGAGTGTTAATTTATTGAATCTCTTTCTTGCTAAAGCATCATAGAAAGCACTAGATGAAAAGTTGTTCAGGAATTCAAACTCATCGTCACCATAAATAATAAATGGAGAAGCTCCTAAGTCCCTTCTTAGTAGATCCAATTCCATATGTTCATTTGTATTCAAATGATGCTTGAAAGAACCAACCCATCGACCATCACTAATCATCTCGGTAATAGAGGCTTGTTTGTAGTTGCAAGCATTATAAATAACAGGGAACATGTCTTTTAAACAACCACTTGTCATCCATTTATCATGCCAGAATCTCACTCCTGTACCATTTCTAATCTTGAAGCTTATAAATTTTTGAATTTCTCCGGTCCCAATTTGGTAATGTTTCTCCAACGACTTCTATATTGAGTTGTAGTATCATCAGCTAGCATGAGAATCTCCTCTTTAGATTTAACTTTTTGTTGCACTGTCTTTCTCCATAAGGTTGTTTTCTGTCTAGTGTATCTCCACAGCCACTTAACTAAAAGTGCCTTATTAGTGATTCTAAGACTTTTGACACCTAAGCCACCACTAATCATGGGTAAACAAATCTCTGTCCAACCAACCGAATCCATCTTTATTTTCCCTTGAACAGACCCACATAAAAAATTCCTCATTCGAGCTATCATCTTTTTCTCCACAGACACAGGTAGATGAAATAGAGAAAGAAAATATAGATGCAAACTTGAAAGACAACTCTTAATGAGAACCAACCTTTCTTTTTTGTTTAAATATTTCTCTTCCaagaatccagtttcatctccaTCCTTTCTAGAACATAGTCTCAAATACAAGTATATCTGGAAGTAGCTCCAATAGGTAGACCAAGGTATTTGAACGGAAGTTTCTCAGTCTTACACCCTAACTCCTTAGACAAGACATCAATAACCTCATCATCACCCACACTAACCATGGTGCTCATTTCCAAGTTTAGCTTCATCCCAATAAGAGTttgaaaaatattgaaagaataaTGAAGAGTCTAGTAACTTCACCAGAATTAGCATCTAAGAAAATGAGAGTATCATCTGCAAACTGCAAATGAGAAATCATATTACCAGTATCAGCCACCTTAAAACCTTGAGTATGGCCCCTTTCAATAGCATCTTCATCAACTTAGATAAGATTTCCACCGCCAGCAAAAAGATATATGGAGAGATAGAGTTACTTTGTCATAACCCTTTAGTAGATTTGAGTTTTTCAGTAGAACCTCCATTAACAAGAACATAGAGATGATATGAAGAAACGCACCACTTGATCCAACCAATCTACTTTTCACAAAAGCCATGTTTGTAAAGGATACATAAAAGTGCTTGCCAATTAacattgtcaaaagatttttccATATCTATCTTACAGAGGATACCAGACTTTTTAGATTTCAATCTACAATCCACACACTCATTAGCAATGAGAGTATCATCCAAAACTTGTCTATCACTTATGAAAGCCCCTTGATCAGCAATGGCATGACAGTCTTCAACATTTCTACAAAAagctttgagatgattttataagTACTACTAATTAGGCTCAAAGGCCTAAAATCTTTAAGAGTGAAAGGTTCTTCTTTCTTTGGAGTGAGAGTGATAAAAGAGCAGTTTAGTCTCCAATCAAGAGAACCATATTTGAAAAAATCATTTAACATTCTCATGAAATCCACCTTGATAATTTGCCAACAAGACTTGTAGAATTGAGTTGAAACTCCATCTGGTCCTGAAGACTTATTAGCACCCATCTGTTTGATAACATTCCAAACTTCCTCTTCAGAGAAGTTCTTTTACATCCAAACCTTTTTCTCCTCCACCACATTAGAAAAATGAATAGAATCAAAAGAAGAATACAAATTATTCTGATCAGTAAAAAGGTTGATGTAAtagtttcttatttcttccttgaTAAAAACTTGACCAAAACAGTCAACACCATCAATTTGAAGCTTTGCAATGGTATTTATTTTCTTTCTAGAACTTGCAATTCAATGAAAGTAAGTAGTATTATCATCCCCCCATCGAAAAACATTTTGCTTAGCTCTAAGTTGCCACTTCCTTGCTTTTATGTTTTCATTGATCCTCAACTTAATCATGTATTGAAGCCTTTCTTTTCATTGAGCAGGCGTATGAGCAGATGTCTCCTCAAGAATATTCAAAGCAACAATATTTTTAGTAAGACTCTTTTTCTCACGGTTCACAACTCCAAACTCTTTCCTACTCTAGTTCTTAGTAAAATATTTTAGATTCTGAAGTTTAAGGAAGAAGATTGTACTTACACTTCCACTGGAGTCCATTGATCTCCACCAAATCTCCACCATATTCACAAAATCTTTATGCTTAATCCAACTTATTTCAACTTAAAGTAAGGTTTGTTGCTTACCAATAAACCAGTTGTAACAAAAATAAGGTTATGATCAGATATAGTTCTAGTTAGTACAATGTGTAAAGCATTAGGGAATGCATCGTCGAAGTCGACTCTAAATAAGAAGCTATCCAATCTGCATAGAAGTGGGTCATCTTGGTTATTATTCCACGTAAAAGAACCACCAATCAAAGGTTGATACACCATTCTTGTTGCAGAATGAAGTTATTGAGAAAACCCGAGTTTATATTATCAGCTTCACCTCTATTCCTTTTTGCGTCTGTTCTAATTGCATGAAGGTCACCATCTACAAATAAAGGCCAATTGCACCAATGTCTTGCTTCCTTCGTATCTTCCCAGAAAATCTCACTAGGGTTATACTCACATGGACTACAAGCATTTGTGACTGCTCATTTAAATCCATTAGCCCTTATAATAAACAGAGTTGAACACAGTAAAGTGAAGGCGGGGACTTATGTAATCGTAATCCAAATATGTATACCAAAAAGTTCACAACAAACCTGATGTGAAGCCACATGGTCGAAAATATAAGATGGAGAGTTTTGTTTTTTCCGTAAGGAAAATTTCTCCACTTCCGCATAGTTGATGAGTTCACTCTACAATTTGTTCAAAAGTTTTACGGAAAAGTAAGAAACCTAATATAGGGACTCCAAGGATTTGGTTTTGAGGGCTCCTATGGATTCAACTATCCTAAATGTGGATGTGGAGAGACCTATTTTGttatcaaaaatacaaaaatatccttcgaaaaactaaataattaccaaacttaaatctaattaaatcaaaaacaaaacctaaacctaaacccaccagtttcttcttcttcctcttttattTTCCTCCAACCCCATTTGCATGACCCGcttttttgtcattttgtgaacccTCAAAACACGAATCTTAGatcccctataataggtttcagAGAAAAAAACAGTCTTGGAATTAGTTTTCCATTTATCTGGGTAGACAATCCAAATCCAAAGCCCCGTTGTAAAACTTGGGTGAACGGAGTATATATCTGGTTAATAATCAAGGTAAATATGGATATAACCTTACAAAACCTTTAGGTCGTGATTATGATGATCATTAGAACGCATTACACAGTACAAAGTTTCAGAGGGACAAGCCAAACATGTGGAGACAtttacattttgatactgtttaaatggacaaaaatataaaaatagccaggatgtaaacaatttcatcctacccattttcaaatactttttcttatttttaatttacatctggatgcattcagtttcatcctcgctattttttaagtttaagccaggatgcacccagtttcatctttgttatttttttggtgtccatttcacccatactaatttttactcaaaAAACTTGCCGGCCACACAAGCAGCGTTTACATGCATTGTTAAATAAAAATCAACATTCTTTTTGTACTGCGGCTATTGTATGGTGTTGGCATGCATCGTAAAAACTAGTTGGATTACTCAAACGACAAGGTAAATTTGGAATCGTTACCAAATTTTAGGTCATAAATCATGAAGACAGGTATCCCGTTATGATACGGGTTTTGGGTCACTACCGCATATTTGGTTTATTGGTTGATTTAACTGCTCATAATAGATAAAAATACGAAAATTAAAAATAACCAGTTTATTTTATTTAGATATTAATGAAAAATTACTATTAAAGAAGAATAAAGAAAGTAACCTAGCAACAAAACTGGCTCCAACTCGTTTATGAATAAGGATACctaatccataaaaaaaaaaaaccatccaaACGTCCCCTAGCGTCGAAAgatgaaaattaaaaataaaaacacagtttattttatttcatcattCACACTTTCCAACTACCAACTTGCCATTCGTCTCTTTTTTCCCACGCATCCTTCAAATATGGCCTATCATTACGAAACAAATAAAACCCATCTCGACGAGCAGACCATTGACAAGAACCACCACAATAAGATATGTAGCTGTCTACTAATCCATTTGCATGGTAAACATCAAAAGTACCATGATACCAACGCTTATCCTGATTATCGTACCAACGAAAATCACACCAAAAATATGTAAAACCAGCAGCTACACCAAAATTCCAATGCCATTCCTGACCTTGATGAAGTGTACGTTGACCTAGATCATCATCATTAGACCTGCAGTGCATATCCAACGAAACCTGATTTCCTTGGATGTCATTTTGTACTTTCACCGCCCCGTGATAAGATGAACCTTTGGAAACCAGAACTGAAAACAATAGCAACAGCAAACTTAAATTGCAATGGCTCCTCCTGGTACCcatttttttgatgatttgatcAAGTATGCCAAGAAtctcctatctatatctataTATAATAGAGAGAGCTGCTCATACAAGGCCTAATCGAATtaattgcatatatatatatatatataaacttagattagaTTTTTAATAGGAATTTTAGGAAAAATCCAAGTATGTTAGGAATTTCTTTTGGCGTAagattagatttttattttattgccGATGAACAATATTTACATTCTTATTATtgaaattctttcttttttttttctcaattccATTCATGTATTTCCTTATATATAGGATTTTAGATTTTTAGATGTATTTCTCAAAATGGAAATctcaaattcctttttttttttttttttgtctaaacTTGGCTATAGTTCTGATTTGTTTTCGGAATTATATAACAGGATCGGCAAATAAGATCAAAAATTCTATTAACAACTTTTGAGTGAAAAAATTAGGTATGTTTTGGTATTTTAGTTGTATACACGGGtataggttttgaaaaaaataatggAGAGATCCAAGTAAAGGACGTCATGAAGATGCTTCTAGAGCATATCACCAAGTTGCTCTTCGAATTGAAGGTAACACTTCACTTCTCTTGATAAATTTTCATTTAGACCTTGAATTCTGTTGCCCTATCTCAGTTAAGTTGCGATTTTCTTGTCTTTGCATTGTGAAAACTTGAGACATAGGTTACATCGTATTTCATCAATTGTTGTAAGGTTTAATTCCTTTCAGAATATGTAGATGTTGGTCTAACGGAGTAGTTAGTTGATACCACCGAGTTGAGTTTGAAACTAGTTATCTACATAATTCCTATCAAGAATATAAAATTCCATCAGAAATTCATGTCATGGTTGTGTATTTTGCTTAGTCAGAACTTCATTGTGGTTATAAAAGATTAAAGCTCTTGCGGAAACAACACCTTCGCCTTGAACTTGTAGTACCTACTATGAGTTCCATGAACCCTGTCAAGAAATGGAGGTTTACCCTCTATCTTCACTGACCCTCCTGCACGGGCAAGAAAGCCATTAGCAAAACCCGCGCCACCTAGTAGCAGAGATGGAAGTTTCTGAAAATTCTGATCAAGGAGCGGGTAAAAAGTGTTCTGCATTCCTGGATGCACTATCAGAGTTGCCTGCTGAAGCACTATCTGCTCAACAAGGTCAAGTGGCACAGCAGCAAATGATGTAGATCCTGAATTCCTAGCAGCCGTCCCTCCAGATATCCGTGCAGAGGTTGTAGCACAGCAGCAAGCTCAGAGATTGCACCATTCACAGGACCGGAAGGGCAACCTGTCGAAATATTGCTACATTCCCTGCTGAATTAACAGAAGAGGTGCAGCCAAATGGTTGTTTAAAATTTTTGTGCATCTTTTATACATGTTTCCACTTTTCAGTTGCGAATAATAACAGACTCTGGGTATCCATCAGAACGAAGAACTCCattaagttgaaaaaaaaaaaaaaggttctgAACGAAGCAAAATACAACTTGAAAGAGAAAGCATATCACTATGACTGTCATCCCAACTAGGTTGAAACCACAACCACCAGCACCTGCTGAGGGGCAAATCATATATTCAACCAATTGCCATCCTCAAGCTCCCACATACTCAACCTCTCACAATCCCTCATCACCCAATCAAATCTCCAATTAATCAACTCTTCCGGTGAGCCCCTGCCACAATTAATCTCAAGAGTAAGTGAAGAAATACTATAACATGATATTCAAAGTGAAGAAACAAGTGTAGATTAAAATCTTATTTAGTCAAAGACAATGCTGCTACACCATAACCTTACCTTACTTCTCGATACAAatgtagtttttttttatctctgTAGACTGTAGGAAAGCTTTTAACGAAAACTAATAACGTGCTGGATATGTGTTCTATAGATGGCTCCGTTGCAATTCCAAATTGAATCCTACAGGATGtgatttttagaaaaagaaattaGTTGCATACATTAAATTTAGATGATAAATTAGATTTGaagattaaaaataaaaacagaaagagaGTTGAGAAGAGACCTGTTGAAGTTTGTTGTTTGCTAATGCGAACTTTAGCAGGGCTAGCTGATTTACTTCTACACCCTCGTCTAATTAttggaatcatcatcatcacaatcaccAAAATCAGGATCAACCCATAGGTATTGAACAAAGGGGAGAGCAGTCCATAATCGTAAATCTGGAATAGATGTCAAATTACTGCACCAGTGGATCCTTATTTCCTCAAGGCAAGGGAAGCAATTATGAGGTGGTGAAGGTACAGCCCATTCTTCTAAGTTATCCCAGAAATGATCAATTTGGTTAGTGAATGTTGTTGTATCTGCAGAACCTTTGTTTCCTTCGTCTTCCTGCTGGTAATAAAACTCCTCTATGCCCAAACACGAAATAAGAACCCTAAGACATTGGAGGTGACCTAGGCCTTCAAGATTTCGACAGCTGTTGCAGTTTACAAGTCTTAATTCCACCAAGTTTGGAAGACAAGAAGATGAACCCACCCACTTCGGAAGCTTTAAACCGGGGATAACCCAGATGTTCAATATCTCCAAATTAGGGTGAGGTAGGAGACCTTCAATAGCAGCAGCCAATTCGTCTCCTCCTCTTTCCTAAGGTTCCCATTGGTAGAGTCAAATCTTAAATGTTTTGCTAGTCTTTCTAACTTTGCCTTCTCCGCTTTTTTTTACCACCTCTCACATTCCTGTAGATTTGCTGAGCATGAACATCTTCAAGATTATAATAACTGAGGTCAAGGTACCTCATGTGCTTAAACTTAAAACTGGAAGATATAGTTCCCACATATCCTTACCGATGACTAAAACCAAGACGATGTGTTACCAAGTAAACTCAGGATAAAAAAGCCTTCAAGTTGGAGAACAATAATCCTCAGTTTTTTACCATGGTCTAGTACatcagaaaatatttttggtgCTCCCATGGTTAACTGCAGACGATGAATTCGAGACACATCATTTTCCATTTCACCTGCTTTAACTATCGTGACATCATGACTGCCAACGACACTTAATGCAAGATCACGTACTAAGTCATGCCTTTTGAACCATGTAATGTCACCCGAGTCATCCTTTTGTAAATTTTGAAAGAAAGAGCTAGACAACAAACTAAGAAAATAATTACTACCAATATCTTCAAGGAGTTTCGGATTCTCTGTCAAATACATAATCTTTAGGAAATAAAGAGCAGTATGAGAAACACTTTTTCAAATGGGGAGGTAAATTATCATCAAAGCTCAATTTGGATTTTCTGGTGTATAGAAAACGTCATTGTCTCCTAGAAAATTAGCTGCAAGTGGTAAACCAACGCATTTTATCTATGTCTCCTCGCCGATGTTTGACATAGTTAGTGTCTCGACTGCTCCGCCAGGAGTAAAAGCTCTATTCTTAATAATTAAGAAGCATTCTTAATTACATAAGGTTGTTAGACTGTACGGCGGAATGGCACCCCTAACAATAGATGCAACATTTCTTTTATGTGTACTCCTTTGAGCACCCCCACTTAAATAATCCTTAAGCTTCTACCAGTCTACGGCATTCTCGTTCCACAGATCACCTAGTTTCTTTCCTTTAATATTTCCATGAACTTCCCTACATCGACACTGGACACATCAGTACATCACCTTTCGTTTCAGTAAAGGACTCGAGAATTTTTCTTAAAATTAGAAAGATATCGAAATTTTCAGAAACACAGACTCACGCTTTTGGCT includes the following:
- the LOC113290604 gene encoding self-incompatibility protein S1-like, whose product is MGTRRSHCNLSLLLLLFSVLVSKGSSYHGAVKVQNDIQGNQVSLDMHCRSNDDDLGQRTLHQGQEWHWNFGVAAGFTYFWCDFRWYDNQDKRWYHGTFDVYHANGLVDSYISYCGGSCQWSARRDGFYLFRNDRPYLKDAWEKRDEWQVGSWKV